One window of Microcoleus vaginatus PCC 9802 genomic DNA carries:
- a CDS encoding YqaE/Pmp3 family membrane protein, which yields MGNLIRIVAAIFIPPLGVFLTVGLGTDFWINLVLTCFFWFPGMIHAIWIIAKHDGA from the coding sequence ATGGGCAATTTAATCCGCATAGTCGCTGCAATTTTTATTCCCCCTCTGGGCGTATTTTTGACTGTAGGCCTCGGGACTGATTTTTGGATCAACCTGGTTCTAACCTGTTTTTTCTGGTTTCCGGGTATGATCCACGCCATTTGGATAATTGCCAAGCACGATGGAGCTTAA
- a CDS encoding methyltransferase domain-containing protein gives MSGSEVRADFWMSEYITPWDIYVHGVIAVLAYKKTAYQEMYVVQTGTYGKGLVLDGKWQSCTGDEFLYHEPLVHPAMICHGSPKKVLVLGGGEGATIREVLRWKTVEKVVMIDIDGEVVEACREHLPEMHQNAFDDPRCEVVIGDALDYLDKTDNDWDIVISDLSDPIEEGPSFQLFTKEYFEKVRSVMSPNGYFVVQAGPVSPAEMKMHARIVNTLKSVFSNVQSCTSFISTYGAPWGFAVASNQEINTRPDPEATDKLLAEQTTGGLRMLDGITLLGLMQVPGHLRQVIAAETEVYTMAAPPKFFGKGSVSQ, from the coding sequence ATGTCAGGTAGCGAAGTTCGTGCCGATTTTTGGATGAGCGAGTACATTACCCCTTGGGATATTTACGTTCACGGCGTCATCGCGGTGCTCGCTTACAAGAAAACAGCCTATCAAGAAATGTATGTCGTTCAGACCGGTACTTACGGCAAAGGCTTAGTTTTAGACGGTAAGTGGCAATCTTGTACAGGCGACGAGTTTCTGTACCACGAACCCCTGGTACACCCAGCCATGATTTGTCACGGTTCACCCAAAAAAGTCCTCGTTCTCGGCGGCGGAGAAGGAGCTACAATTAGAGAAGTGCTGCGCTGGAAAACAGTTGAAAAAGTCGTGATGATCGACATTGACGGCGAAGTAGTAGAAGCTTGCCGCGAACACCTGCCCGAAATGCACCAAAATGCCTTTGATGACCCCCGCTGCGAAGTAGTAATCGGCGATGCTTTGGACTATTTAGATAAAACTGACAATGATTGGGATATTGTCATTTCTGACTTGTCCGATCCCATTGAAGAAGGCCCATCTTTCCAGTTGTTTACCAAGGAGTATTTTGAGAAAGTTCGCAGCGTAATGTCACCTAACGGATATTTCGTAGTGCAAGCCGGGCCAGTTTCTCCTGCCGAAATGAAAATGCACGCTCGCATTGTAAATACCCTTAAATCTGTTTTTTCCAATGTTCAATCCTGCACCAGCTTTATTTCTACTTATGGAGCTCCTTGGGGTTTTGCCGTAGCTTCTAATCAAGAAATAAATACGCGACCCGATCCCGAAGCTACTGACAAATTACTCGCCGAGCAAACAACTGGCGGGTTGCGGATGCTCGACGGAATTACACTGTTGGGGTTGATGCAAGTTCCCGGTCACTTGCGGCAGGTAATCGCGGCTGAAACCGAAGTTTACACTATGGCAGCACCGCCTAAATTTTTCGGGAAAGGCTCTGTCAGTCAGTGA